In Thiovibrio frasassiensis, one DNA window encodes the following:
- the qmoC gene encoding quinone-interacting membrane-bound oxidoreductase complex subunit QmoC — MKVEPDLEFIKYLKNAGGDTLKKCYQCATCSVVCPLSTDTKPFPRKEMIWAQWGLKDKLVADPDVMLCHQCGDCTAYCPRGAKPGDVLGAIRAYAYTHYGFPSGLAKLVSKGSNLPLIIALPALVILAVWWLSGGMALPAADAIDFGMFFDSRKDHPTLIGGLTLNVLLIDAIFVPALGFAVFAAYKGVSNMWRAMAANLPVKSEFRPSALQFVTEFLVPSLKEILAHKRFKECGANLNRVNGHLPLLLSFLGLFVVTTYGMIRKDILGMFIEGMHGPIPLADPFKLLANISAIALIVGVGILWMNRAHMEEENNTTPTFYDWFLIVKIMTVGITGLSAELTRLIGIPVLAYLFYFMHLVSVLMLFLYMPYSKFAHMVYRTFAMAFEKYRESAFAKNIED, encoded by the coding sequence ATGAAGGTTGAACCTGATTTAGAGTTTATAAAGTATTTAAAAAATGCTGGCGGGGACACCTTGAAGAAGTGCTATCAATGTGCCACCTGTTCGGTTGTTTGTCCCCTGTCTACTGATACAAAGCCATTTCCCAGAAAGGAAATGATTTGGGCGCAGTGGGGCTTGAAGGATAAGCTGGTTGCTGATCCTGATGTCATGCTTTGCCATCAGTGCGGCGATTGTACCGCTTATTGTCCCCGTGGCGCCAAGCCCGGCGATGTTCTCGGTGCGATTCGGGCCTATGCCTATACCCATTATGGTTTTCCTTCAGGTCTTGCCAAGCTGGTGAGCAAGGGCAGTAACCTGCCGCTCATTATTGCTTTGCCCGCCTTGGTAATTCTGGCAGTATGGTGGTTGTCCGGCGGCATGGCTCTGCCTGCGGCCGATGCCATTGATTTTGGCATGTTTTTTGATTCGCGCAAGGATCATCCTACCCTGATCGGTGGTTTGACCCTGAATGTTCTGCTCATTGACGCCATTTTTGTCCCAGCTCTCGGTTTTGCGGTTTTTGCCGCGTACAAGGGGGTTTCGAACATGTGGCGGGCAATGGCCGCCAACCTGCCGGTGAAGAGCGAGTTCCGTCCTTCCGCCCTGCAGTTTGTCACCGAGTTCCTGGTGCCATCGCTCAAAGAGATCCTTGCCCACAAGCGATTTAAGGAGTGTGGGGCGAACCTGAACAGGGTCAATGGCCATCTGCCGTTGCTCTTGTCCTTTCTCGGGTTGTTTGTCGTTACCACCTATGGGATGATCCGCAAGGATATCCTTGGCATGTTTATCGAAGGTATGCATGGACCGATTCCTCTCGCCGACCCCTTCAAGTTGCTGGCCAACATCAGTGCCATTGCCTTGATTGTCGGCGTAGGCATCCTCTGGATGAACCGGGCCCACATGGAAGAGGAAAACAATACCACCCCGACCTTTTATGATTGGTTCTTGATTGTTAAGATCATGACCGTCGGTATCACCGGTCTTTCCGCGGAATTGACCCGGTTGATCGGAATCCCCGTGCTGGCGTACCTGTTCTATTTCATGCATCTGGTTTCCGTGTTAATGTTGTTCCTGTATATGCCCTATTCCAAATTCGCCCACATGGTATACCGGACGTTTGCCATGGCGTTTGAGAAATATCGCGAGAGTGCGTTTGCCAAGAATATCGAAGACTAA